A genomic stretch from Flavobacterium humidisoli includes:
- a CDS encoding AraC family transcriptional regulator, with translation MSNTKNFYREIAPLAASDSFLVFDRVKDSFDFPVHYHPEFEINFIQNGKGVKRVVGDNIEEIDNVELVLIGPNLYHGWELNKCTNKKIHEITIQFHNDLFHESLLARRIMNPIRDMFNRSIHGILFSKKTAEELMPRLVRLSKLDGMDYFLEITSLLYDLANSRNQRLLSTYTVDYDTFDDYDKMKLVYEYVQKHFAEKITLEDVANVASMSIISFNRFIKKRTGKTFVNYINDIRIGYAARWLVEKDMSVSEVAFKSGFNNIANFNRSFKATKNCTPSQYREEFSGLKRIL, from the coding sequence ATGAGTAATACGAAGAATTTTTATAGAGAAATAGCTCCGCTTGCTGCGAGTGACAGCTTTTTGGTTTTTGATCGCGTAAAAGATAGTTTTGATTTTCCTGTTCATTATCATCCGGAATTTGAGATCAATTTTATTCAAAATGGGAAAGGGGTTAAAAGGGTTGTAGGAGATAATATTGAAGAAATTGATAATGTCGAGCTGGTTTTGATTGGTCCAAATTTATATCATGGCTGGGAATTGAATAAATGCACAAATAAAAAAATACACGAAATTACGATTCAATTTCATAACGACTTATTTCATGAATCTTTACTTGCAAGACGTATCATGAATCCGATTCGAGATATGTTCAATAGATCAATTCATGGAATTCTTTTTTCTAAAAAAACAGCCGAAGAGTTGATGCCAAGGCTTGTAAGGCTTTCTAAATTGGATGGTATGGACTATTTTTTAGAGATTACTTCTTTACTTTATGATCTGGCCAATTCTAGAAATCAGCGTTTGCTTTCAACTTATACAGTAGACTATGATACTTTTGATGATTATGATAAAATGAAATTAGTTTATGAATATGTGCAAAAACATTTTGCTGAAAAAATCACTTTAGAAGACGTGGCAAATGTGGCGAGTATGTCTATCATTTCTTTTAACCGATTTATTAAAAAACGTACGGGTAAAACTTTTGTCAATTATATAAATGATATTCGAATTGGATACGCAGCGCGCTGGCTGGTAGAAAAAGATATGAGTGTTTCTGAAGTTGCTTTTAAATCTGGTTTTAATAATATAGCGAACTTCAATCGCAGTTTTAAGGCGACAAAAAATTGTACTCCAAGCCAATATCGTGAAGAGTTTTCTGGTTTAAAACGAATTTTATAG
- a CDS encoding glycoside hydrolase family 26 protein produces MKKHFLTLLTITVLSSSCLSQKSTNNTNLSLSDKKATIETKTLYKELNSLTQKGFLFGHQDDLAYGVKWKYEEGRSDIQDVVGDYPAVYGWDIAGLENDSPNNIDGVPFAKMKQYIIEADSRGGISTISWHFDNPATGKNAWDNVPNSLKTILPGAENHKKYTSWLDKAAVFFLSLKDKNGKNIPILFRPFHELTGGWFWWGKGNCTPEEFKTAWKFTFDYLQKKGVHNLIYVYNTGSFGSEADFLTNYPGDNYIDMLSFDTYQNSNHPNGEKFIAEVQNQFKILNEISSKKHKLMALAEAGYEAVPDPKWWTGTLLKAIGDYKISYVLLWRNHGWQEKEQKMHYYAPFSGQLSEKDFIDFYNRDETIFEKDIQKKLK; encoded by the coding sequence ATGAAAAAACATTTTTTAACGCTTTTAACTATAACTGTACTAAGCAGTTCATGTTTGTCTCAAAAAAGTACTAATAATACTAATTTGTCACTTTCAGATAAAAAAGCAACAATAGAAACTAAAACTTTATATAAAGAACTTAATTCTTTAACTCAAAAAGGTTTCTTATTCGGACATCAAGACGATTTGGCTTATGGTGTAAAATGGAAATACGAAGAAGGCCGCAGCGACATACAAGATGTTGTGGGAGATTATCCTGCAGTTTATGGCTGGGATATTGCAGGTTTAGAAAATGACAGTCCAAATAATATTGATGGAGTTCCTTTTGCTAAAATGAAACAATACATTATTGAAGCAGATTCTCGAGGCGGAATTTCGACTATCAGTTGGCATTTTGACAATCCTGCAACAGGAAAAAATGCTTGGGATAATGTCCCAAATTCTTTAAAAACGATTTTGCCCGGAGCAGAAAATCATAAAAAATATACTTCTTGGCTAGATAAAGCAGCTGTTTTCTTTTTGTCTTTAAAAGATAAAAACGGTAAAAACATTCCGATACTTTTCAGACCTTTTCACGAACTTACTGGCGGGTGGTTTTGGTGGGGAAAAGGAAACTGTACTCCAGAGGAATTCAAAACCGCTTGGAAATTCACTTTTGACTACCTTCAGAAAAAAGGTGTCCACAACTTGATTTATGTTTATAACACAGGAAGTTTTGGAAGCGAAGCAGACTTTTTAACCAATTATCCTGGAGATAATTATATTGACATGTTGAGTTTTGATACTTACCAAAACAGTAATCATCCAAATGGCGAAAAATTCATTGCTGAAGTTCAAAACCAGTTTAAAATATTAAACGAAATCAGCTCTAAAAAACACAAATTAATGGCTCTCGCAGAAGCTGGTTATGAAGCCGTTCCAGATCCAAAATGGTGGACAGGAACTCTACTAAAAGCAATTGGAGATTATAAAATTTCTTATGTATTGCTTTGGAGAAACCACGGATGGCAGGAAAAAGAGCAAAAAATGCATTATTATGCTCCATTTTCAGGTCAGCTAAGCGAAAAAGATTTTATCGATTTTTACAATCGTGACGAGACTATCTTTGAAAAGGACATTCAGAAAAAATTAAAATAA